The Chloroflexota bacterium region AAAACGGAATTAAATATAAAATGCGGATGTATTGTTGCCAGTACAACCCAAAAAGATTAAAAAGAGAGCAAGCCCAGGTACCAGTTGAGGATATCGCTTCCCCAGAACAGGGTGAGTATGGTGGCTATGGCCAGGAAAGAGCCAAAAGGGAGAGGCTCCTGTCTCTTTTTCAGCTTAAATGATAGCAGGACTATGCCCACCACACCACCGAGAATTGCCCCCAGGGTCACCGAAAGAAGCACCAGTCTGGGGCCGGTTGCCAGCCCGATCAACCCCACCAGTTTGACATCGCCAAGCCCGATTGCCTCACGCTTATAGATAGCGAAGGTTATGAAATAGGCGAGTAAAAGGAAGAGAAAGCCAAGCGCTCCCCCCATCAAAGCGCTGATAACGCCCGGCCAGGGCCAGGCCAGGTTCAGGTCAATCAGTGCAGGCGGGGGTTGAAAGACAGCGATGACCAGTGCCACCGCCATCGCGGGATAGGAGACTTTATTCAGTATAAGCTGATGCTCCCAATCTATGAATAAGATAACAATAAACAGACTGCCGTAAAAAGCAATAACGACGAATTGAACGCTCAATCCGAAATACCCGTAGCTCAGGGCAAAGAGCAACCCCGTGCCCAGTTCCACCCAGAAGGGTCTCGGAGGAATGGACGCTCCGCAGTAGTGGCAGCGACGGCGCAGCCATAAGTAGCTGAAAAGGGGTACCAGGTCTTCGGGCGATAGCCGGTGCTGGCAGGAATCACAGTGTGAGGGCGGGTGCAGTATCGACTTGCCGACGGGCAGGCGGTCGATGCACACATTCAAGAAGCTGCCAACAGCGGTGCCGAATGCAGCAAAGACGATAAAAAGCAAGATATCCATTTCGCCGTATTTTGAGCGTTTTTCCTCCGTTCGTCAAGGTCGGTAAAAGAATTGCCCCCTCCGGGAGAGCAGGAGGGGACAAAGTGAGGAGGAGGTGAGTGCCTGTAAGCAAGACCTTATGCTAGCGTTGCTTTTTAGCATATCAGGATACCTTTTCAGTCATTCCACTTTAACTGTTCCCATAATCTTGGCCACCTCTTCGCGGTCGTTGCAGCAGGAAAACAGACTATCGCCGCTGATGATGCCGCTCCGGTAGAGATTTATCAGAGCGTGGTCGAGAAGCAACATCCCCGAGCGGGTCTGCGTCATGATGGCATTGGGCAGCTGGTGGATTTTGCCCTCACGGATGATGTTCTTGACCGCCGGGTTGGCTATCATAACCTCAACTGCGGCTGTTCTCCCCGCGCCGTCAACTCTGGGGACCAGCGACTGGCACAGAATGCCGAGGAGCAGGGACGCCAGCCGGGTCTGGGCAAGGTGTCGTTCATGGGTGGGGAAAAGGTCGATGATTCGCTCCACAGCCTGTGAGGCACTGGTGGCATGGCCGGTGGTCAGGACCAGGTGGCCGGTCTCGGCGACGGTAAGTACCGCTGCCGCTGTTTCCAGGTCCCTCATCTCGCCCACCAGAATGACATCAGGGTCCTGCCGCAGTATATGTTTCAGCGCATCAGCAAACGACAGAGTATCATTGCCCAGTTCACGCTGCGTGATGGTGCACTTATTGTTTGAATACACGTATTCGATCGGGTCCTCAAGGGTGATCACGCGTTTGTTTTCCGTTGAGTTCAGATGATTGATCATTGCGGCCAGCGTGGTTGATTTACCGCTGCCGCTTGGTCCGCTGACCACCGCCAGTCCCCTGTGCTTCATGATAAGCTCCTTGCAAATATCGGGCAATCCCAATTCCTCAAGCGTGGGAACGACCAGGGGGATAAGCCTGATGGTAAGGGTGAGGGTGCCACGCTGCTTGGCCGCATTACAGCGCAGTCGCCCAACATCAGGCAGTGTGTAGCCGAAGTCAAGCTCCAGGCAGTGGTGAAAATCAGCCCTTTCTTTTTCAGAGGTAATCTGCTGGAAGGCCTCGGCAATGTCATCGGGTGTCATGGGTGGCATATCAGCCTCTGGCTGAAGCAGACCATTGATGCGGAGAATGGGAGCATTGTCTACCACCAGGTGCAAATCAGAGGCGTCCTTTTCTGCCGCAAGGCGAACTAAAGCAAATATATCCATGCGCTCACTCTCCCACGCCGAGAATGACATTGAAATTCGTGCCAGACACAGCCGTTCTCCCGAGGCTGGTAATGGTAATGCTGGAGAACCGCTCGCTGGCCTCCAGTTCTCTCAGGTATGACAGGAGGTCCTCTTCGCCCGGGGCCTGTCCGTTAAGGGTCAGGGTATTACTGG contains the following coding sequences:
- a CDS encoding prepilin peptidase, giving the protein MDILLFIVFAAFGTAVGSFLNVCIDRLPVGKSILHPPSHCDSCQHRLSPEDLVPLFSYLWLRRRCHYCGASIPPRPFWVELGTGLLFALSYGYFGLSVQFVVIAFYGSLFIVILFIDWEHQLILNKVSYPAMAVALVIAVFQPPPALIDLNLAWPWPGVISALMGGALGFLFLLLAYFITFAIYKREAIGLGDVKLVGLIGLATGPRLVLLSVTLGAILGGVVGIVLLSFKLKKRQEPLPFGSFLAIATILTLFWGSDILNWYLGLLSF
- a CDS encoding PilT/PilU family type 4a pilus ATPase, producing the protein MDIFALVRLAAEKDASDLHLVVDNAPILRINGLLQPEADMPPMTPDDIAEAFQQITSEKERADFHHCLELDFGYTLPDVGRLRCNAAKQRGTLTLTIRLIPLVVPTLEELGLPDICKELIMKHRGLAVVSGPSGSGKSTTLAAMINHLNSTENKRVITLEDPIEYVYSNNKCTITQRELGNDTLSFADALKHILRQDPDVILVGEMRDLETAAAVLTVAETGHLVLTTGHATSASQAVERIIDLFPTHERHLAQTRLASLLLGILCQSLVPRVDGAGRTAAVEVMIANPAVKNIIREGKIHQLPNAIMTQTRSGMLLLDHALINLYRSGIISGDSLFSCCNDREEVAKIMGTVKVE